The following coding sequences are from one Roseburia hominis A2-183 window:
- a CDS encoding galactose/methyl galactoside ABC transporter permease MglC: MTKTNQQKVKDFLINNGVIIVMFILVIYTGFTSDNFFTKNNFMNILMNMSSRLVIALGIAGCVITAGCDLSAGRMIGFGACISGMLLQRMDYSGKFFPDMQPLNVFVVALIAMLVCAAFGTVTGFFIAYLNVPPFIATLAMMEIVYGIGLIVTNATPLGGYVEQYTNVSNGKFLGINYLIWIAIIVAAITWFIFNMTRHGKYMYAIGGNPQAAEVAGVPVKATLILIYMKAAAMYGLAGFMLGAKAGGASVQTGYGYEMEAIAACTIGGVSVTGGRGKVSSAIIGVAVFELLKVALQYLGMNANAQYIAIGVVIFIAISLDIRKYIARK, encoded by the coding sequence ATGACAAAGACAAATCAACAGAAAGTAAAAGATTTCTTAATCAACAACGGAGTTATCATCGTCATGTTCATCCTGGTAATCTATACCGGATTCACATCCGATAACTTCTTCACAAAGAACAACTTCATGAATATTCTGATGAATATGAGTTCACGACTCGTCATTGCACTTGGTATCGCAGGCTGTGTTATCACAGCAGGATGTGATCTTTCCGCAGGACGTATGATCGGTTTCGGTGCATGTATCTCCGGTATGCTGTTACAGCGTATGGATTATTCCGGAAAATTCTTCCCGGATATGCAGCCGCTCAACGTATTCGTCGTAGCACTGATTGCCATGCTGGTATGTGCGGCATTCGGTACGGTTACCGGATTTTTCATTGCTTACTTAAACGTTCCGCCTTTCATCGCCACACTGGCAATGATGGAGATCGTCTATGGTATCGGACTTATCGTAACCAATGCAACACCGCTCGGCGGCTATGTAGAGCAGTACACGAACGTATCTAACGGTAAGTTCCTCGGCATCAACTACCTGATCTGGATCGCAATTATTGTGGCGGCGATCACATGGTTCATTTTCAACATGACCCGTCACGGCAAGTACATGTATGCAATCGGTGGTAACCCACAGGCAGCAGAGGTTGCCGGTGTTCCGGTAAAAGCAACTCTGATCTTAATCTACATGAAAGCAGCAGCTATGTATGGTCTTGCAGGTTTTATGCTCGGTGCAAAAGCCGGCGGTGCATCCGTCCAGACCGGATATGGTTACGAGATGGAAGCAATCGCAGCTTGTACGATTGGTGGTGTATCTGTAACAGGTGGTCGTGGTAAAGTATCATCCGCAATTATCGGTGTTGCCGTATTCGAGCTGTTAAAGGTAGCTCTCCAGTACCTGGGTATGAATGCAAACGCACAGTACATTGCAATCGGTGTTGTTATCTTCATCGCAATCTCTCTGGATATCAGAAAGTATATAGCAAGAAAGTAA
- a CDS encoding response regulator codes for MSLYSVLLVDDEEEVFQVIMKKLDWEGMGFRIAGYARNGVEALEMAEELSVDVVMTDIKMPYMDGLTLCRKLKEQYQKIKVIIFSGFDEFEYAREAIKIEAEEYILKPINANELREVFERIKNNLDKELDEKRNIDKLREYYLESLPMLQENFLTSLIDGRIPEDSIEEYAKNCSLTLKGPYFVVTVLHISTTNPMEGALPIDPFLLAVSVKKLAEEQLAASEYDSKIVTYLGDGIVITQLPTEEAITRFTDCMDKICKMAKRVCKAKITAGIGHVCSGPEELQMSYLGAKNAVSYRVLYGNTRAINIAEIDPQENADLPWEEPFIQKIIKKVKVGEEQPLLDAIAEFTEKLAGSKMSLQRYRILIMELITELSRFGANNQINLEDVFGGNGDVYTRAMQLESTDALREWLCENCLKLQKQVQNERQDTTKSFVSKAIDYVKEHYADTDLGIETICGYLNVSAAYFSTVFKKETGKTFINYLTDYRMEEAVELLLTQNEKTYVIAEKVGYTDPNYFSYVFKKQFGMSPSKYKTSRMEAAQEA; via the coding sequence ATGAGTTTGTATTCCGTTTTGCTGGTGGATGACGAGGAAGAGGTCTTCCAGGTCATCATGAAAAAGCTGGACTGGGAAGGCATGGGCTTTCGCATTGCGGGCTATGCAAGAAACGGTGTGGAAGCGCTTGAGATGGCGGAGGAGCTTTCCGTGGATGTCGTCATGACGGACATTAAGATGCCCTATATGGATGGTCTTACGCTCTGCCGGAAGCTAAAGGAGCAGTACCAGAAGATCAAGGTCATTATTTTCTCCGGTTTTGATGAATTTGAGTATGCCAGGGAAGCGATCAAGATCGAGGCGGAAGAATACATTTTAAAGCCGATTAATGCCAACGAACTGCGCGAGGTCTTTGAGCGGATCAAGAACAATCTGGACAAGGAACTGGACGAAAAGCGCAATATTGACAAGCTTCGGGAATATTATCTGGAGAGTCTTCCGATGCTGCAGGAAAATTTCCTGACGTCGCTCATCGACGGACGGATTCCGGAGGACTCCATCGAGGAATATGCAAAAAACTGCAGCCTCACGCTAAAGGGTCCCTATTTTGTGGTGACCGTGCTGCACATCAGCACGACCAACCCGATGGAGGGGGCGCTTCCGATCGATCCGTTTCTGCTGGCGGTCTCCGTGAAAAAGCTGGCGGAGGAGCAGCTGGCAGCTTCTGAATATGACAGCAAGATCGTGACATATCTGGGGGATGGCATTGTGATTACCCAGCTGCCCACGGAGGAGGCGATCACGCGTTTTACCGACTGCATGGATAAGATCTGTAAGATGGCAAAGCGTGTCTGCAAGGCGAAGATCACGGCGGGAATCGGGCATGTGTGCAGCGGTCCGGAAGAACTGCAGATGTCCTATCTCGGCGCGAAGAATGCCGTGTCCTACCGTGTGCTCTACGGCAATACCAGAGCCATCAATATTGCGGAGATCGACCCTCAGGAGAATGCCGATCTGCCGTGGGAGGAGCCCTTTATCCAGAAGATCATCAAAAAGGTCAAGGTGGGAGAGGAACAGCCGCTTCTGGATGCGATTGCGGAATTTACGGAGAAGCTTGCGGGTAGCAAGATGTCGCTGCAGCGGTACCGGATTCTCATTATGGAGCTGATCACGGAGCTGTCGCGTTTCGGGGCGAACAACCAGATCAACCTGGAAGATGTGTTCGGCGGCAACGGGGATGTGTATACACGCGCCATGCAGCTGGAGTCGACGGATGCACTCCGGGAATGGCTGTGTGAGAACTGTCTGAAATTACAAAAACAGGTGCAGAACGAGCGCCAGGATACGACGAAGTCCTTTGTGTCGAAGGCAATCGACTATGTGAAGGAGCATTATGCGGATACTGACCTTGGAATTGAGACGATCTGTGGATACCTTAATGTGAGCGCCGCCTATTTTTCCACGGTGTTCAAGAAAGAGACCGGGAAGACGTTCATCAACTATCTGACAGATTACCGGATGGAGGAGGCGGTGGAGCTGCTTCTGACACAGAATGAGAAGACTTACGTGATTGCGGAGAAAGTCGGATATACCGATCCGAACTATTTCAGCTATGTATTCAAAAAGCAGTTCGGCATGTCGCCGTCCAAGTATAAGACAAGCCGGATGGAAGCTGCGCAGGAGGCATAG
- a CDS encoding sensor histidine kinase: MRERVKQWRQKVTSFLEKHIKPQSIQMTIALSFTIVSVISMGILGISLYNRFVNKMEDMTTQSAEQLLNQTAINLESYLRNMRRISDAMYYSVIKDKDLATDSLDEEMNLLYEANKDNLISIACYTNDGRLVAAAPVATEKNNLDIVDQEWFTEATGQMENVHFSTPHVQNLFDDPSYRYYWVVSLSQAVELTSGGNSTLGVLLVDMNYSSIEQLLTKANTDNASEYVYLMDGSGELIYHPKQKLIYTDLFSENNLVAASYEDGSHKEEFDGEKRIVTVKTISYTGWKIVSVVPMSSFDMGISGMRMFVILLMSLSMLMIILLNQFVSANIAKPLKRLNDSVKDWEAGNMNPDIYVGGSLEVEHLGKTLRSTVAQIRELMHDILVEQEEKRKSELDALQSQINPHFLYNTLDSIVWMIEGERYEDAVFMVTQLASLFRISLSRGKTIISMEDELKHARNYMNIQKIRYKNKFTVEFQVEDAILSCCTVKLVIQPLLENAIYYGMESMDGDGEITVVGYRKGDDVYVEVRDNGLGMPDEMVDALLTENNRVRKHGSGVGLINVHNRIRLRFGEPYGLEIDSCLDEGTTVRIHLPYIAYSPENTELLEGGRLKQLKGERQDEEK, from the coding sequence ATGAGAGAAAGAGTAAAACAGTGGCGGCAGAAGGTCACTTCCTTCCTGGAAAAACACATCAAGCCGCAGTCCATTCAGATGACGATTGCATTGTCTTTTACGATTGTATCGGTCATCAGTATGGGTATTCTGGGGATTTCCCTGTACAACCGTTTTGTCAATAAAATGGAAGATATGACGACGCAGAGCGCGGAGCAGCTGCTGAACCAGACGGCAATCAATCTGGAGAGTTATCTGCGCAACATGCGGCGTATTTCCGACGCCATGTACTACAGCGTTATTAAGGACAAGGATCTGGCGACGGACTCGCTTGATGAGGAGATGAACCTTCTCTATGAGGCGAACAAGGACAATCTGATCAGCATCGCCTGCTATACCAACGACGGAAGACTGGTTGCTGCAGCGCCGGTTGCCACGGAGAAGAACAACCTCGACATCGTGGATCAGGAATGGTTTACGGAGGCGACGGGACAGATGGAGAACGTGCATTTTTCCACGCCGCATGTACAGAATTTGTTTGACGATCCGAGTTACCGCTATTACTGGGTCGTATCGCTAAGCCAGGCGGTGGAGCTGACAAGCGGCGGCAATTCGACACTTGGTGTGCTGCTTGTGGATATGAATTACAGCAGTATCGAGCAGCTTTTGACCAAGGCAAATACGGACAATGCGTCGGAGTATGTCTATCTGATGGACGGCAGCGGGGAACTGATCTATCACCCGAAGCAGAAGCTGATCTACACGGATCTGTTTTCGGAGAACAATCTTGTGGCAGCATCCTACGAGGACGGCAGCCACAAGGAGGAATTTGACGGGGAAAAGCGCATTGTCACGGTCAAGACCATCAGTTACACTGGCTGGAAGATCGTGAGCGTAGTTCCGATGAGTTCATTTGATATGGGAATCTCCGGGATGCGGATGTTCGTGATTCTTCTGATGTCGCTGTCCATGCTGATGATTATTCTTTTAAACCAGTTTGTCTCTGCCAATATCGCAAAGCCGTTAAAACGCCTGAACGATTCGGTGAAGGACTGGGAAGCGGGGAATATGAACCCAGATATCTATGTGGGCGGCTCGCTTGAGGTGGAGCATCTCGGAAAGACGCTGCGCTCTACGGTAGCGCAGATCCGGGAGCTCATGCATGATATTCTGGTGGAGCAGGAAGAAAAGCGGAAGAGCGAGCTGGACGCCTTGCAGTCGCAGATCAACCCGCACTTTTTATATAATACGCTGGACTCCATCGTCTGGATGATCGAGGGTGAGCGGTATGAGGACGCGGTGTTTATGGTGACGCAGCTTGCCAGCCTGTTCCGCATTTCCTTAAGCCGTGGAAAGACGATCATCTCCATGGAGGACGAATTAAAACATGCCAGAAATTATATGAACATCCAGAAGATCCGCTATAAGAATAAATTCACTGTGGAATTTCAGGTGGAGGATGCTATTTTGAGCTGCTGTACGGTAAAACTCGTGATCCAGCCTTTACTTGAGAATGCAATCTATTACGGCATGGAGTCCATGGACGGCGACGGTGAGATTACGGTTGTGGGATACCGGAAGGGAGACGATGTCTATGTTGAAGTGCGCGACAACGGACTTGGTATGCCGGATGAGATGGTAGATGCGCTCCTGACAGAGAACAACAGAGTGCGCAAGCACGGCTCCGGTGTGGGACTCATCAATGTACATAACCGGATCAGACTCCGCTTCGGGGAGCCGTATGGTCTTGAGATTGATAGCTGTCTGGATGAGGGGACGACCGTGCGGATTCACCTTCCGTACATTGCGTACTCACCGGAAAATACGGAACTGCTGGAGGGAGGAAGACTAAAACAGCTGAAGGGGGAACGGCAGGATGAAGAAAAATAG
- a CDS encoding substrate-binding domain-containing protein, whose translation MKKNRLYFGMLILMLVAVIIWAFYNMLNVGKQETSYRVSVVVENSNSDRWTSLRQGLEQAARDYNISLSFVSTGSFSTAMEEMDVVKKQVTNGANGIILQMNTDHAGQELEDLSGQTAVLLLETDVDPEGVYALVAPDNEEMGAALAQAVQSDFGDDLAGKRVGILACSQSQRSMQQRYTGVSQGLRESGAVVEWSLEGKAESIKDAFYTLEQDKPVDILIALGNDETEMMVDFFAGDELGWRLDRCSLYGVGSSEKNVYYLDKGWIQTLVVPNEFNMGYQSMEAIAKQLIYHMDTTRSSKVNYLVVDREHLYDADIQKVLFPIVQ comes from the coding sequence ATGAAGAAAAATAGACTTTATTTTGGTATGTTGATCCTGATGCTGGTGGCGGTGATTATCTGGGCGTTTTACAATATGCTAAACGTCGGTAAGCAGGAGACGTCCTACCGCGTCTCCGTGGTTGTCGAGAACAGCAACAGCGACCGCTGGACTTCTCTCAGACAGGGACTTGAGCAGGCAGCGCGGGATTACAACATCAGTTTGAGCTTTGTGTCGACGGGGAGCTTTTCCACCGCAATGGAAGAGATGGATGTGGTCAAAAAGCAGGTCACAAATGGAGCCAACGGCATTATTCTGCAGATGAATACGGATCACGCCGGACAGGAGCTGGAGGATCTCTCCGGTCAGACGGCGGTGCTTCTGCTGGAGACGGACGTTGATCCGGAAGGGGTCTACGCGTTGGTGGCGCCGGATAATGAGGAGATGGGAGCAGCGCTCGCACAGGCGGTGCAGTCCGATTTCGGGGATGACCTTGCCGGCAAGCGCGTGGGAATTCTTGCGTGCAGCCAGAGCCAGCGCTCCATGCAGCAGCGTTATACGGGGGTATCGCAGGGATTGCGCGAGAGCGGTGCAGTTGTCGAGTGGAGCCTGGAAGGAAAGGCGGAGAGCATCAAGGACGCGTTCTATACGTTAGAGCAGGACAAACCGGTGGACATTCTGATTGCACTCGGCAATGACGAGACGGAGATGATGGTGGATTTTTTTGCCGGGGATGAGCTGGGCTGGAGACTTGACCGGTGCTCGCTGTACGGCGTGGGCAGTTCCGAGAAAAATGTATACTATCTGGACAAGGGCTGGATACAGACGCTCGTGGTTCCCAATGAATTCAATATGGGGTATCAGAGCATGGAGGCAATCGCAAAGCAGCTGATTTATCACATGGATACCACGAGAAGCAGCAAGGTCAATTATCTGGTGGTCGACCGGGAACATCTGTATGATGCGGATATCCAGAAAGTGCTGTTCCCGATTGTGCAGTAG
- a CDS encoding galactose ABC transporter substrate-binding protein, translated as MSQRMLRGMAAGLGALVSLGSMAGCGTDGQVQKATSIKIGVTVYDQYDTFVSQMMTDFNEYAAEQEEQTGIAINVEVYNAAGSQSTQNSQVEEMLDAGCNVICVNLVDRTEPTTIIDMAEKNNVPVIFFNRELVEEDLERWDRVYYVGAKAFESGIMQGEIAADAFKENPDADKNGDGVFQYVVLEGEAGHQDAIVRTEYAVSTIIDNGVEVEKLAYGIANWNRAQAQTKMTQMLAEYDGEIELVIANNDDMALGAIDALKTSHLKRADWPVVVGIDGTDVGLAAVASGEMVGTVYNDKEGQAQAMLDLAYALSVGDTLDDLNLENGKYIRLPYSKVGSRDVKNYMK; from the coding sequence ATGTCACAGAGGATGCTAAGAGGAATGGCGGCCGGGCTTGGTGCGCTGGTGTCACTGGGAAGCATGGCGGGCTGCGGGACAGACGGCCAGGTACAGAAAGCGACAAGCATTAAGATCGGCGTCACCGTATATGATCAGTATGACACATTTGTATCGCAGATGATGACGGATTTCAACGAATATGCGGCAGAGCAGGAAGAACAGACGGGCATTGCCATCAATGTGGAAGTCTACAATGCGGCCGGAAGCCAGTCGACGCAGAACAGTCAGGTCGAGGAAATGTTAGATGCCGGCTGCAATGTGATCTGTGTGAATCTGGTCGACCGGACAGAGCCGACAACGATCATCGATATGGCGGAAAAAAATAATGTGCCGGTCATTTTCTTCAACAGGGAACTGGTGGAGGAGGATCTGGAGCGCTGGGACAGGGTCTATTATGTCGGGGCGAAAGCATTCGAGTCCGGAATCATGCAGGGGGAGATTGCGGCGGATGCGTTCAAGGAGAATCCGGATGCTGATAAGAACGGTGACGGTGTCTTCCAGTATGTGGTGCTGGAGGGAGAAGCCGGGCATCAGGATGCGATCGTGCGCACCGAGTATGCGGTCTCAACGATTATAGACAACGGCGTGGAGGTGGAAAAGCTCGCGTACGGGATTGCGAACTGGAACCGGGCGCAGGCGCAGACCAAGATGACGCAGATGCTTGCGGAATATGACGGGGAGATCGAGCTTGTAATCGCCAACAATGATGATATGGCGCTCGGAGCCATCGATGCGTTGAAAACCTCGCATCTGAAGCGGGCGGACTGGCCGGTGGTGGTCGGAATTGATGGAACTGATGTGGGACTTGCCGCCGTGGCATCCGGCGAGATGGTGGGAACCGTCTACAACGACAAGGAAGGGCAGGCACAGGCAATGCTCGATCTTGCCTACGCGCTCTCCGTGGGGGATACGTTAGACGACCTCAATCTGGAGAACGGAAAATACATCAGACTTCCGTATTCTAAGGTAGGATCGAGAGACGTGAAGAATTATATGAAATAA
- a CDS encoding DUF6553 family protein, whose protein sequence is MLLKNQKEDTTDYTKDWPARYYDIPTGALRREHLKRAKAEGFAVPADSYREMLCERRFFSEKKDGTVDGFFRAWTMIKASAAAGVSFFQKKRQKKELLTYMKDLCLSPDDLLPESADAVLIEEWQDFARGLISSCTGSKAYCSTLFGFVPIKDAKVAEKLAAEILLVTRDYPALFDLADEFAPFRKVMTDSFCQMIENGETYLQA, encoded by the coding sequence ATGCTCCTGAAAAACCAAAAAGAAGACACCACCGACTACACCAAAGACTGGCCCGCGCGCTACTACGACATTCCTACCGGCGCACTGCGGCGCGAACACCTTAAGCGTGCAAAAGCAGAAGGCTTTGCCGTTCCTGCAGATTCCTACCGGGAAATGCTCTGCGAGCGGCGCTTTTTTTCCGAAAAAAAAGACGGCACTGTGGATGGTTTTTTCCGCGCCTGGACCATGATCAAGGCTTCCGCAGCCGCAGGCGTCTCTTTTTTCCAGAAAAAGCGTCAGAAAAAAGAACTGCTCACTTACATGAAGGATCTTTGTCTCTCCCCGGATGATCTGCTTCCCGAATCCGCGGATGCGGTTCTCATCGAAGAGTGGCAGGATTTTGCGCGGGGACTCATCTCCTCCTGCACTGGGAGCAAAGCCTACTGTTCGACGCTCTTTGGTTTTGTGCCGATCAAGGATGCCAAGGTGGCGGAAAAGCTCGCCGCAGAGATTCTTCTGGTAACCAGGGATTACCCGGCTCTCTTTGATCTGGCGGACGAGTTTGCCCCGTTCCGCAAAGTCATGACCGATAGCTTCTGCCAGATGATTGAGAACGGCGAGACCTATCTGCAAGCATAA
- the glmS gene encoding glutamine--fructose-6-phosphate transaminase (isomerizing): MCGIIGYTGSEDVREVLLDALELLEYRGYDSAGIALRDEESGKTEVRKCAGRVSDLRAICMSEKVVSQCGIGHTRWATHGGVNDCNAHPHQVGKVTLVHNGIIENYRELIADYDLADTLKSETDSEVVAALLNRFYEGNPGEAIKKTVSKLKGTFALVILFEDQKDVIYSTRNVSPIVATICKEGAMLASDLTALCRFTNRYFVVPEYHILKLSADKLTLTDFDGNEVLPKYLTVDWELNSAGKNGYPFYMEKEIMEQPEAIENTIKNRIVGGMPDFTADGVPDTLFTECEHICIVACGTAMHAGLVAQALVKSILHMHIEVQMASEFMYSDPVIDEKTLVIAVSQSGETIDTLEAVKYAKNRGAKCLAIINVKGSSIARESDYVLYTNAGPEIAVASTKAYTTQLAVFYLIVARMAHSRGVFDDAQTQSFVRELQRTPEVMKKVLERRRDIHVVAKKVLGAKDLFMIGRGLDYSILLEGSLKLKEVSYIHSEAYASGELKHGPIALITQDTPVVATVTQEKLMSKELSNIKEVKSRGADVVVFIKESIVGDLAKEYEIFTLPDMQDEFMVLPASVALQLLAYYVSSDKGFDVDKPRNLAKVVTVE; this comes from the coding sequence ATGTGTGGAATTATAGGTTATACAGGAAGTGAGGACGTAAGAGAAGTCCTTTTGGATGCGCTGGAGCTGTTGGAGTACAGAGGGTACGACAGCGCCGGCATCGCCCTGCGCGACGAGGAGAGCGGGAAGACAGAAGTCCGCAAATGTGCCGGAAGAGTCAGTGATCTGCGGGCGATCTGTATGTCGGAAAAAGTAGTGTCACAGTGCGGAATCGGTCATACGAGATGGGCGACGCATGGCGGTGTAAACGACTGCAATGCACACCCGCATCAAGTGGGAAAAGTCACACTCGTACACAACGGCATCATTGAGAATTACAGGGAACTGATTGCGGATTACGATCTGGCAGATACACTGAAGTCCGAGACGGACAGCGAGGTGGTGGCAGCGCTTTTGAACCGGTTCTACGAAGGGAATCCGGGGGAAGCGATCAAGAAGACCGTCTCCAAGCTGAAAGGAACATTTGCGCTTGTTATTTTATTTGAAGATCAGAAGGATGTGATCTATTCAACGCGCAATGTCAGCCCGATCGTGGCGACGATCTGTAAGGAAGGCGCGATGCTTGCCAGTGATCTGACGGCGCTCTGCCGTTTTACAAACCGTTATTTTGTCGTGCCGGAGTATCATATCTTAAAGCTCTCCGCGGACAAACTGACACTGACGGATTTTGACGGCAATGAGGTGCTGCCGAAGTATCTGACCGTGGACTGGGAATTAAACAGCGCCGGGAAGAACGGCTATCCGTTCTATATGGAAAAAGAGATTATGGAGCAGCCGGAAGCCATCGAGAATACCATCAAGAACCGTATCGTCGGAGGTATGCCGGATTTTACAGCAGACGGCGTGCCGGACACTCTTTTTACGGAGTGTGAGCATATCTGCATCGTAGCGTGCGGAACCGCAATGCACGCGGGACTGGTGGCACAGGCGCTCGTCAAGTCCATTCTTCACATGCACATTGAGGTGCAGATGGCTTCCGAATTCATGTATTCGGATCCGGTCATCGACGAGAAGACGCTTGTGATTGCAGTGTCGCAGTCCGGTGAGACGATCGATACGTTAGAGGCGGTGAAGTACGCGAAGAACCGCGGGGCAAAGTGTCTTGCGATCATCAACGTCAAGGGTTCCTCCATTGCAAGAGAGAGCGACTATGTGCTCTACACCAATGCGGGACCGGAGATCGCGGTGGCAAGTACCAAGGCGTACACGACACAGCTTGCGGTATTTTATCTGATCGTGGCGCGTATGGCGCATAGCAGAGGTGTCTTCGACGACGCGCAGACCCAGAGCTTTGTGCGGGAGCTGCAGCGGACACCGGAGGTCATGAAGAAGGTGCTGGAGCGCCGCAGGGATATCCATGTGGTTGCCAAAAAGGTGCTCGGCGCTAAGGATTTGTTCATGATTGGAAGAGGACTGGATTACTCGATTCTTCTGGAGGGATCGCTGAAGTTAAAGGAGGTATCCTACATCCACTCGGAGGCGTACGCATCCGGAGAATTAAAGCACGGCCCGATCGCGCTGATCACGCAGGATACGCCGGTGGTGGCAACGGTGACGCAGGAAAAACTGATGTCCAAGGAACTTTCCAACATTAAGGAGGTAAAGTCCAGAGGAGCGGACGTTGTCGTTTTTATCAAGGAAAGCATTGTGGGAGATTTAGCGAAGGAGTACGAGATTTTCACGCTGCCGGATATGCAGGATGAGTTCATGGTGCTGCCGGCATCGGTGGCATTGCAGCTTCTCGCTTACTATGTGTCCTCCGATAAGGGGTTCGATGTAGATAAGCCAAGAAATCTGGCAAAGGTTGTTACCGTAGAATAA
- a CDS encoding peptidoglycan-binding protein — MPDIRYAQNENVDRGDLRMQVIERGTSTPIDDAKISISYSGDPDSTVEEVNTDASGMSETLTLDTPPLELSMQPSEVQPYAEYTIQVTAKGYRPINISGIEVFSGQLSLQEIRMDAEETTESMTDNIVIPAHTLFAEYPPKIAEAEIKPVTETGEIVLSRVVIPEYVIVHDGAPSDPTARDYYVRYRDYIKNVASSEIYSTWPDATIRANVLAIMSFTLNRVYTEWYRNKGYSFTITSSTAYDQKFMYGRNIYQSISDVVDEMFQNYLSRPNVRQPILTQYCDGQRVTCSNWLSQWGSKYLGDQNYETIEILRYYYGNNMFINTAEEVSGIPASWPRVDLSVGSTGEKVRQIQEQLARISRSYPAIPTITPDGIYGPATREAVERFQSIFGLPVTGVIDFRTWYRISEIYVAVTRIAELV, encoded by the coding sequence ATGCCAGATATCAGATATGCACAGAACGAGAATGTGGATCGCGGGGATCTCAGGATGCAGGTCATCGAGCGGGGAACCAGCACGCCGATCGACGATGCAAAAATATCGATCTCCTATTCTGGAGATCCCGACAGCACGGTCGAGGAGGTGAACACGGATGCTTCCGGAATGTCCGAAACACTTACGCTTGATACGCCTCCGCTTGAACTGTCAATGCAGCCGAGCGAGGTGCAGCCTTACGCGGAGTATACCATTCAGGTCACTGCAAAAGGATATCGTCCGATCAATATCTCCGGCATTGAGGTCTTTTCGGGTCAGCTGTCGCTGCAGGAAATCCGGATGGACGCCGAGGAAACCACCGAAAGCATGACCGATAACATCGTCATTCCGGCACATACCCTTTTTGCGGAATATCCGCCCAAGATCGCGGAAGCCGAGATCAAACCCGTCACGGAAACCGGAGAGATCGTTTTAAGCCGTGTGGTGATCCCGGAATATGTGATTGTACATGACGGCGCTCCGAGTGACCCGACAGCCAGAGACTACTATGTCCGTTATCGGGATTACATCAAAAACGTTGCCTCCAGCGAGATCTATTCGACCTGGCCGGACGCGACGATCCGGGCGAATGTTCTTGCCATCATGTCGTTTACGCTCAATCGTGTATACACGGAGTGGTACCGCAACAAAGGCTACAGCTTTACGATCACGTCCTCCACGGCATATGACCAGAAATTCATGTACGGGCGCAACATTTACCAGAGCATCTCGGATGTGGTGGATGAGATGTTCCAGAACTATCTCTCCAGACCGAATGTCAGACAGCCGATCTTAACGCAGTATTGCGACGGGCAGCGCGTGACCTGCAGCAACTGGCTGAGCCAGTGGGGAAGCAAGTATCTCGGCGATCAGAATTATGAGACGATTGAGATTCTGCGCTACTATTACGGCAATAACATGTTTATCAACACGGCGGAGGAGGTCTCGGGCATCCCGGCGTCCTGGCCGAGAGTCGATCTGTCGGTCGGATCGACGGGAGAAAAGGTTCGGCAGATTCAGGAACAGCTGGCGCGCATCTCGCGTTCCTACCCGGCCATTCCGACGATTACGCCGGACGGAATCTACGGGCCGGCAACCAGGGAGGCGGTGGAGCGTTTCCAGAGTATCTTCGGACTTCCGGTCACGGGAGTGATCGACTTTCGAACCTGGTACCGTATTTCCGAGATTTATGTCGCGGTTACGCGCATTGCGGAGCTGGTTTAG